A genomic segment from Desulfurispirillum indicum S5 encodes:
- a CDS encoding TonB-dependent receptor domain-containing protein: MRKGKELSRRLGFSAMAMLTASLVAQAAENAQELAPMVVTAAGFEQKITDAPASITVITREELMRRPYTTLIDAVRDVEGVDVGETSDKTGQRTISMRGMGSDYTLVLINGRRQSNHGDIYPNNFGGNQFNHIPPLDAIERIEIIRGPASTLYGADAMGGVINIITRKGMDTWSGSISHGRTYQTNDDFGNDITTDFNIMGPLIPGVLGMSVRGSMYNRLASNPEYAPVRDPAGELHTRGLGFGGGGKTVNNANESFGFSLDWTPDDRQRISFDYDTSKQVYDNTPTYNVATQSVSYPLGTLDGIDSIWRQQGGQVAPRVGYSTEQEFTRDQWSLAHEGQWDFGRSMVALSHIATNNKGRSMPFTVAERQLLQEMYDGTGAYAGMTEAERRALAEETFLPRPRRTLESSQYTLDARLDIPLYDMAGNHMLVVGGQVIDGELEDGVFGMEDNKTSAVQEHKMYSLFVEDNWSPVDPLTITGGARFDDHDMFGSQVSPRLYAVYALDSQWTIKGGVSTGYKTPKTTDLYDGIVGFGGQGTSPWAGNPDLEPETSVNTEVAVYWSHPDRHSFNFTYFQNDFKDKIARGEATQTCVATGGQRPCVNLGAYEQLGFDTYSQNINIDKVEIRGYEMAGRYQILHNLSLRANYTYTDSEQKSGANKGRPLNNTAEHMMNATLDWGVTQRLNLFLTMQAESDRYRGWDSDADKARYYKSYEVLHLGTSFKLSDAVTINARINNLLDEDFTSYQTSFTDNNDGTYNATFTDDYNNKDKARNFWVGVNVVF, from the coding sequence ATGAGGAAAGGAAAGGAACTCTCACGTCGCCTTGGCTTCAGCGCCATGGCCATGCTGACGGCCAGTCTGGTGGCTCAGGCAGCCGAAAACGCCCAGGAGCTTGCTCCCATGGTTGTCACCGCTGCCGGTTTTGAACAGAAGATCACCGACGCTCCGGCCAGTATCACGGTGATTACCCGTGAAGAGCTCATGCGGCGGCCTTACACCACCCTGATTGACGCGGTGCGCGATGTCGAAGGTGTGGATGTGGGTGAAACGTCGGACAAAACCGGTCAGCGTACCATCAGTATGCGGGGCATGGGTTCGGATTATACCCTGGTCCTGATTAATGGCCGTCGTCAGAGTAACCACGGGGATATCTATCCCAACAACTTCGGCGGGAATCAGTTCAACCATATCCCCCCCCTGGACGCCATTGAGCGCATCGAGATTATCCGCGGCCCGGCTTCAACCCTCTACGGTGCCGACGCCATGGGTGGGGTTATCAACATCATCACCCGTAAGGGCATGGACACCTGGAGTGGTTCTATTTCCCACGGGCGCACCTATCAGACCAATGATGACTTTGGCAATGATATCACCACCGATTTTAACATCATGGGCCCGTTGATTCCCGGCGTTCTGGGCATGTCTGTTCGCGGCAGCATGTATAATCGGCTGGCTTCAAATCCCGAATATGCGCCGGTAAGAGACCCTGCAGGGGAGCTTCATACCCGTGGCCTTGGCTTTGGTGGTGGTGGCAAAACGGTGAATAATGCCAATGAAAGCTTTGGCTTCAGTCTTGACTGGACTCCCGACGATCGTCAGAGGATCAGCTTTGACTATGACACCTCCAAGCAGGTTTATGACAATACCCCCACCTATAACGTAGCTACCCAGTCAGTCTCCTACCCTCTGGGAACGCTGGATGGCATTGATTCCATCTGGCGCCAGCAGGGGGGACAGGTGGCTCCCCGCGTTGGCTACTCCACGGAGCAGGAATTCACCCGCGACCAGTGGAGCCTGGCCCATGAGGGGCAGTGGGACTTTGGCCGCAGCATGGTGGCGCTTTCCCACATTGCCACCAATAACAAAGGTCGCAGCATGCCCTTTACGGTGGCAGAGCGACAGTTACTGCAGGAAATGTATGATGGCACCGGTGCCTATGCGGGAATGACAGAGGCAGAGCGCAGGGCATTGGCTGAAGAAACGTTTCTGCCGCGTCCGCGCCGTACCCTGGAAAGCAGCCAGTACACGCTGGACGCGCGTCTGGATATCCCTCTCTACGATATGGCCGGGAACCATATGCTGGTAGTGGGTGGACAGGTGATTGACGGGGAGCTTGAAGATGGCGTTTTCGGTATGGAGGACAATAAGACCAGCGCCGTCCAGGAGCACAAAATGTACTCCCTGTTTGTCGAGGACAACTGGAGCCCCGTTGACCCCTTGACCATTACTGGTGGTGCGCGCTTTGACGACCACGATATGTTCGGCAGTCAGGTTTCACCGCGCCTCTATGCGGTCTATGCCCTGGACAGCCAATGGACCATCAAGGGTGGTGTAAGCACGGGCTATAAGACACCAAAAACCACTGATCTCTACGATGGTATTGTCGGATTTGGTGGACAGGGCACCAGCCCCTGGGCAGGGAATCCGGATCTTGAGCCCGAAACCAGTGTGAACACAGAGGTTGCGGTGTACTGGAGCCACCCTGATCGACACAGTTTCAATTTCACCTACTTCCAGAACGACTTCAAAGACAAGATCGCCCGTGGTGAAGCGACCCAGACTTGTGTCGCCACTGGTGGTCAACGCCCCTGCGTCAATCTGGGCGCTTATGAGCAACTGGGCTTTGATACGTACAGTCAGAACATCAATATCGATAAGGTAGAGATCAGAGGGTATGAAATGGCTGGCCGCTACCAGATTCTGCACAATCTCTCTCTGCGCGCCAACTACACCTATACGGACTCGGAGCAGAAGAGTGGCGCTAACAAGGGGCGTCCCCTCAACAATACCGCTGAGCATATGATGAATGCCACCCTTGACTGGGGCGTCACGCAGCGCCTTAACCTCTTTCTGACCATGCAGGCGGAGTCTGATCGCTACCGGGGCTGGGATAGTGATGCGGATAAGGCTCGCTACTATAAGAGCTACGAAGTGTTGCATCTTGGGACATCCTTTAAGCTGAGCGATGCTGTCACGATTAACGCGCGCATCAATAACCTGCTGGATGAAGACTTCACCAGTTATCAGACCAGCTTTACCGACAATAATGACGGTACCTACAATGCGACCTTTACCGACGACTATAACAACAAAGACAAAGCCCGCAACTTCTGGGTTGGCGTGAACGTTGTCTTTTAA
- a CDS encoding GxxExxY protein → MNDLLLEEESYAIRGAVFEVYREMGCGFLETVYQECLETELSARGIPFTAQPELRLHYKGQLLRQVYKPDFICYEQIVLELKAVKEVLSEHKAQIINYLQATNLRLGLLVNFGSSPKVQVERFVR, encoded by the coding sequence ATGAACGATCTGCTTCTTGAAGAAGAGTCATATGCCATACGTGGTGCTGTTTTCGAGGTTTACCGCGAAATGGGCTGCGGTTTTCTAGAAACCGTGTATCAGGAGTGTCTGGAAACGGAGTTGAGCGCAAGAGGCATTCCCTTTACCGCTCAGCCAGAATTGCGGTTGCATTACAAAGGCCAGCTTTTGCGGCAGGTCTATAAACCGGATTTTATCTGTTATGAACAGATTGTTCTTGAACTCAAAGCCGTCAAGGAAGTTTTGTCAGAGCACAAAGCTCAGATCATAAATTATTTACAGGCAACAAACCTGCGGCTGGGGCTGCTGGTGAACTTTGGAAGTTCACCTAAAGTGCAGGTTGAGCGTTTTGTGCGTTAA
- a CDS encoding tetratricopeptide repeat protein — protein MCRRKISQSLLACLLLTLASVLPVQASTISPMAYEALTEVHELLQESQWLEAGERLDRMIQRFGREPYAQATAWQMRGYVFSELDQHDKALHAYEKALDTEALDAESSQQVLYNTAQLLLVLERSSEAVERIGKWLAEYADPTPTQQVQAAWIYLSAGHHRDAATLMQGAISRVDEPQQSWYQILVAALQATDDFRALEQWLPRAIKDYPEQKTFWMQLASVHLQQERHRRATATLAAAYHNGLLEDSSDLTYMAQLFLHAGVPHKAARVLREAMHKGTVEDTARHYEMLAEIWLRSREIGLAIHTYEQALKAGADHDVSLRLGRLLLQNEDHHAALPHLKTAAKSDKGRTRAEALLLLGMAAYSHGAVEEAQHAFVEARAYEEVRRQAENWLEYLKHPG, from the coding sequence ATGTGCAGACGGAAAATCTCCCAGAGCCTTCTGGCGTGCCTGCTGCTGACACTGGCCAGTGTGTTGCCGGTGCAGGCCAGCACCATTTCTCCCATGGCCTATGAAGCCCTTACCGAAGTCCATGAGCTGCTGCAGGAGTCCCAGTGGCTGGAAGCCGGTGAGCGCCTGGATCGCATGATCCAGCGTTTTGGCCGTGAACCCTATGCCCAGGCCACCGCCTGGCAGATGCGCGGCTATGTCTTCAGTGAACTGGATCAGCATGATAAAGCCCTGCATGCCTACGAGAAGGCCCTGGACACCGAAGCCCTGGACGCCGAGAGCAGCCAGCAGGTGCTCTATAACACCGCCCAGCTGCTGCTGGTGCTGGAGCGCTCCAGCGAGGCGGTGGAACGCATTGGAAAGTGGCTTGCCGAGTATGCCGACCCCACGCCGACACAGCAGGTACAAGCTGCCTGGATCTACCTGAGTGCCGGGCACCATCGCGATGCCGCCACCCTTATGCAGGGCGCCATTTCCCGCGTGGATGAGCCACAGCAGAGCTGGTATCAGATACTGGTGGCGGCCCTGCAGGCCACCGATGACTTCCGTGCCCTGGAACAGTGGCTGCCCCGCGCCATCAAAGACTACCCCGAACAGAAGACCTTCTGGATGCAGCTGGCCTCTGTCCACCTGCAGCAGGAGCGGCACCGTCGCGCCACAGCCACCCTGGCCGCTGCCTACCATAACGGACTGCTGGAGGACTCCAGCGACCTGACCTACATGGCCCAGCTCTTCCTGCACGCCGGCGTTCCCCACAAGGCGGCGCGGGTTCTGCGCGAAGCCATGCACAAGGGCACCGTGGAAGACACTGCCCGTCACTACGAAATGCTGGCGGAAATCTGGCTGCGCTCCCGGGAGATCGGGCTGGCCATTCATACCTACGAACAGGCGTTGAAAGCCGGTGCAGACCACGATGTAAGCCTGCGCCTGGGCCGCCTGCTGCTGCAGAACGAGGACCACCACGCGGCCCTGCCCCACCTCAAAACCGCCGCGAAAAGTGACAAGGGCCGCACCCGGGCGGAAGCACTGCTGCTCCTGGGTATGGCCGCCTACTCGCATGGCGCCGTGGAGGAAGCCCAGCACGCCTTTGTCGAAGCGCGAGCCTATGAGGAAGTGCGCAGGCAGGCAGAGAACTGGCTGGAGTATCTGAAGCATCCAGGCTGA
- a CDS encoding energy transducer TonB, producing MSHFFMSPALVRHLVAIACGGAVALGLFWLMNAMISGSAGELDAARQRMVMNFIRIDEAPTPVQQRERRRPRPPEPPKPTPRMESMQAPSPMLRAPQMKTPTPDFRPNLSMTGIPVMATGMDGLVAYSQPMTPLSQVQPMYPRRALMEGISGWVRLSFVINPDGSVRDIQVLEASPRRGIFDHEARRALSRWRFAPQTIAGEAVAAHATITINFSLDQ from the coding sequence ATGAGCCATTTTTTCATGAGTCCCGCGCTGGTACGGCATCTGGTAGCCATTGCCTGTGGTGGTGCCGTGGCCCTTGGGCTGTTCTGGCTCATGAACGCCATGATCAGTGGCAGTGCCGGTGAACTGGATGCTGCCCGTCAGCGCATGGTGATGAACTTCATCCGGATTGACGAAGCCCCGACCCCGGTGCAGCAACGGGAGCGCCGTCGCCCGCGACCGCCGGAGCCGCCGAAGCCCACCCCGCGCATGGAGTCCATGCAGGCACCATCGCCGATGCTGCGCGCACCACAGATGAAGACCCCCACCCCGGATTTTCGCCCCAATCTCTCCATGACCGGCATCCCCGTGATGGCCACCGGCATGGACGGACTGGTGGCCTACTCCCAGCCCATGACCCCCCTCTCCCAGGTGCAGCCCATGTATCCGCGCCGCGCCCTGATGGAGGGCATCTCCGGCTGGGTTCGACTGAGCTTTGTCATCAATCCTGACGGCAGTGTGCGTGATATTCAGGTGCTGGAGGCCAGCCCGCGCCGGGGCATTTTTGATCACGAAGCCCGGCGGGCCCTGAGCCGCTGGCGCTTTGCTCCCCAGACCATAGCCGGTGAAGCCGTGGCCGCCCACGCCACCATAACCATTAACTTCAGTCTCGATCAGTGA
- a CDS encoding ExbD/TolR family protein, giving the protein MRRRRQRITENSSAEIDMTSMMDVVFIMLIFFIVTTSFVKEAGIEVSRPAAATAERQERANIMIAVSENGDIWIDQRQVDLRAVRANVERLRAENPEGAVVIQADASSRTGILVEVMDQVRLAGVLDVAIAASRP; this is encoded by the coding sequence ATGAGACGACGCCGACAGCGGATAACCGAAAACAGTTCAGCCGAAATCGATATGACTTCCATGATGGATGTGGTCTTCATCATGCTCATCTTCTTTATCGTGACCACCTCCTTTGTCAAGGAAGCCGGCATTGAGGTAAGCCGTCCCGCCGCCGCCACCGCAGAGCGCCAGGAACGGGCCAATATCATGATCGCCGTCTCTGAAAACGGAGATATCTGGATTGATCAGCGCCAGGTGGATCTGCGGGCCGTACGCGCCAATGTGGAGCGCCTGCGGGCCGAAAATCCCGAAGGGGCCGTGGTGATTCAGGCCGATGCATCCTCCCGCACCGGTATTCTGGTGGAAGTGATGGATCAGGTTCGCCTGGCCGGAGTCCTTGACGTCGCCATAGCAGCGAGCCGTCCATGA
- a CDS encoding MotA/TolQ/ExbB proton channel family protein gives MPEILYDIGNFFHAGGQVLWAILIVAIAMWALIIERYWYHWRVFPREFATLLQRWEHPPVSDLWLARKLQQMEISRLRQQLGASLFLIRTFIAMCPLLGLLGTVVGMIQVFEVLEYSGTGNPRAIATGVSMATLPTMSGLVVALSGLFFSIDLGRSSESRARQAADVLSRCLGRTCAMPDLQPHWITTLWNRWKTRKAAAGLPEQETP, from the coding sequence ATGCCTGAGATCCTTTACGATATCGGCAATTTCTTCCACGCCGGAGGTCAGGTGCTCTGGGCCATACTCATCGTTGCCATTGCCATGTGGGCGCTCATCATTGAGCGCTACTGGTACCACTGGCGGGTTTTCCCCCGTGAGTTCGCCACCCTGCTGCAGCGCTGGGAGCACCCGCCGGTCAGCGATCTCTGGCTGGCCAGGAAGCTTCAGCAGATGGAGATCTCGCGCCTGCGCCAGCAGTTGGGTGCCTCGCTGTTCCTCATCCGCACCTTTATTGCCATGTGCCCCTTGCTGGGGCTGCTTGGCACGGTTGTTGGCATGATTCAGGTCTTTGAAGTCCTGGAATACAGCGGCACCGGCAACCCCCGGGCCATTGCCACCGGGGTTTCCATGGCAACGCTGCCCACCATGAGTGGATTGGTGGTGGCGCTCTCCGGGCTCTTTTTCAGCATTGACCTGGGACGCAGCAGTGAATCCCGGGCCCGCCAGGCCGCCGACGTGCTTTCACGCTGCCTCGGGCGTACCTGCGCCATGCCCGATCTTCAGCCCCACTGGATAACCACCCTCTGGAACCGATGGAAAACACGCAAGGCAGCTGCCGGGCTGCCGGAGCAGGAAACACCATGA
- a CDS encoding MotA/TolQ/ExbB proton channel family protein, with protein MRYGILVLIVMLLMGVSSAEEAAVRTSIDDFLRQVQQQSLSERDINREREQEFSRDLNAARQQVAQARERLAREQQRQERLASVYDANEARLITLEEALREQQGNLGEIFGVVRQNAGDFHAQFLSSLAMANRHDDLEYLRRLSNSRTLPSIAQIERMWLLMLQEMADSGKVVSFASEIVSPDGHRQPGEVLRVGAFNAIANGRYLTHVEGRNQFVELPRQPQNRYLRMASRLENGQPGQTFAFAVDPSRGAILSQLVQSPSLTERVRQGRAIGVIILVLGAFGLGMFALRYTWLHIMGRRISHQMEHRNDIHPNNPLGRILALYEENRETDVETMELRLDEEILREVPRLEWGLTTIKILAAVAPLLGLLGTVVGMIETFQAITLFGTGDPQLMAGGISQALVTTALGLVVAIPLLFLHNLATAKSRALINTMEEQGAGLLAMHMARGRGEAHA; from the coding sequence ATGAGGTATGGAATACTTGTGCTCATCGTGATGCTGCTCATGGGCGTATCCAGCGCTGAGGAAGCTGCTGTGCGTACCAGTATCGATGACTTTCTGCGCCAGGTGCAGCAGCAGTCCCTTTCTGAACGAGACATCAACCGCGAGCGCGAGCAGGAATTCTCCCGCGATCTGAACGCTGCCCGGCAGCAGGTGGCCCAGGCCAGGGAACGCCTGGCGCGTGAACAGCAACGACAGGAGCGCTTGGCAAGCGTGTATGACGCCAATGAAGCCCGGCTGATCACCCTGGAAGAAGCGCTGCGGGAGCAGCAGGGGAATCTGGGTGAGATCTTCGGTGTGGTGCGCCAGAATGCTGGCGATTTCCACGCTCAGTTCCTCTCGTCCCTGGCCATGGCCAATCGTCACGATGATCTGGAGTATCTGCGACGCCTGAGCAACAGCCGTACCCTGCCCTCCATCGCCCAGATAGAGCGCATGTGGCTGCTGATGCTGCAGGAGATGGCCGACTCCGGCAAAGTGGTCTCCTTTGCCAGCGAAATCGTCAGTCCCGACGGTCATCGTCAGCCCGGCGAAGTACTGCGTGTTGGTGCCTTTAACGCCATTGCCAATGGCAGGTACCTGACCCATGTGGAGGGGCGGAACCAGTTTGTGGAGCTGCCCCGTCAGCCACAGAACCGTTACCTTCGCATGGCCAGCCGCCTGGAAAACGGCCAGCCCGGCCAGACCTTCGCCTTTGCCGTTGACCCTTCCCGGGGGGCCATCCTCTCCCAGCTGGTGCAGTCACCCTCCCTGACCGAACGCGTTCGCCAGGGTCGGGCTATCGGGGTGATCATCCTCGTACTGGGCGCTTTCGGCCTGGGTATGTTCGCGCTGCGTTATACCTGGCTGCACATCATGGGACGACGCATCAGCCACCAGATGGAACACCGCAACGATATCCATCCCAACAATCCCCTGGGCCGCATTCTGGCCCTCTATGAAGAGAACCGTGAAACCGACGTGGAAACCATGGAACTGCGCCTGGACGAGGAGATTCTGCGGGAAGTACCCCGCCTGGAGTGGGGGCTGACCACCATCAAAATCCTCGCGGCCGTTGCCCCGCTTCTGGGGCTGCTGGGTACCGTGGTGGGCATGATTGAGACCTTCCAGGCCATCACCCTCTTCGGTACGGGCGATCCCCAGCTGATGGCCGGTGGCATCTCCCAGGCCCTGGTGACCACCGCCCTTGGCCTGGTGGTGGCGATACCCCTGCTCTTCCTGCATAACCTGGCCACGGCCAAAAGCCGCGCCCTGATCAACACCATGGAAGAACAGGGTGCCGGACTTCTGGCCATGCATATGGCCAGAGGTCGCGGAGAGGCCCATGCCTGA
- a CDS encoding DUF3450 domain-containing protein gives MIRVCFPVLLLSLPLLAADSVVEVEERSLQQGQESQVRVEAMDDEATRLLREYRDLQRQADSLQAYNENLEQMISSQEEEIASLERQIEDIQVTQREIVPLMLRMLDALDGYVERDLPFLLAERRERVLGLHALMKRANVETPSKFRQIMEAYQKESEYGRTIESYQGELELDGSVRSVEFLRVGRLALVYQTIDRRESGYWHPQRHEWVPLDRDYHRAIRQGIRMASRQSAPQLIELPVLLSEVQP, from the coding sequence ATGATCAGAGTCTGTTTTCCCGTGTTGCTGCTGTCGTTGCCCCTGTTGGCTGCCGACTCCGTCGTGGAAGTCGAGGAGCGGAGCCTGCAGCAGGGCCAGGAATCCCAGGTGCGTGTTGAAGCCATGGATGACGAGGCAACCCGTCTTCTGCGGGAGTATCGCGACCTGCAGCGTCAGGCCGACAGCCTGCAGGCCTATAATGAGAACCTTGAGCAGATGATTAGCTCCCAGGAGGAGGAGATTGCCTCCCTGGAGCGTCAGATTGAAGACATACAGGTGACCCAGCGGGAGATTGTGCCCCTCATGCTGCGCATGCTTGACGCGCTTGATGGCTATGTGGAGCGCGATCTCCCCTTTCTGCTGGCGGAGCGCCGCGAGCGGGTGCTGGGGCTGCACGCCCTCATGAAGCGCGCCAATGTGGAGACTCCCTCCAAATTCCGTCAGATCATGGAAGCCTACCAGAAAGAGTCCGAGTACGGGCGTACCATTGAAAGCTATCAGGGAGAACTGGAGCTTGATGGGTCTGTGCGCAGCGTAGAATTTCTGCGTGTTGGCCGTCTGGCCCTGGTCTATCAGACCATCGACCGGCGCGAAAGCGGCTATTGGCACCCCCAGCGCCATGAATGGGTGCCGCTGGACCGCGACTACCATCGCGCCATCCGCCAGGGCATCCGTATGGCCAGCCGTCAGAGCGCTCCCCAGCTCATTGAGCTGCCAGTTCTGTTGAGCGAGGTGCAGCCATGA
- a CDS encoding Com family DNA-binding transcriptional regulator has translation MSKAAPADVVPSCCREGQALHEVRCKRCNRLLFKGSVISVEVKCPKCRSVQYFDYSINAADSK, from the coding sequence ATGAGTAAAGCAGCACCAGCTGATGTTGTTCCGTCCTGTTGTCGGGAAGGGCAGGCTTTGCATGAAGTACGCTGTAAGCGTTGTAATCGCCTGCTCTTTAAAGGCAGTGTTATCTCTGTCGAGGTGAAGTGTCCGAAGTGCCGATCAGTACAGTATTTCGATTACTCCATAAACGCTGCCGACAGTAAGTAG
- a CDS encoding Y-family DNA polymerase — protein sequence MTAPHTFALVDCNNFYVSCERLFRPDLRQRPVIVLSNNDGCVVSRSAEAKALGIGMAVPAYQIRHIIERENVVVFSSNYTLYADISSRVMATLESFADAMEIYSIDEAFLDFSSMGAGARGEAFARHIQQTVARHTGIQVSIGIAPTKTLAKLANLAAKKYPATGGVVDLRDPERQHKLLKLVAASDVWNVGRRTSRKLEVTGIETAWQLACADPVQMRKRFSITVSRAVHELNGVSCYELTDVRATRRQVLCSRSFGSPVTNLESLELAVSEYASRAAEKLREEGLLAGVVSVFVRTNQHNSHVPQYSNSATGELLHPTADTRHILERSLALLRAIWKDRYQYVKAGVWLAELQPQASYQHGLFEDAEARSRSQSLMAALDHINRRGEHIWFAAKGAGMDRHMRREHVSPASTTRWADIPKAQAK from the coding sequence ATGACGGCTCCCCACACCTTTGCCCTTGTCGACTGCAATAACTTCTATGTCAGCTGCGAGCGCCTCTTTCGCCCTGATCTGCGGCAGCGACCGGTGATTGTTCTCTCCAACAATGATGGCTGTGTGGTTTCCCGCAGTGCCGAGGCCAAGGCGCTGGGCATAGGCATGGCCGTGCCTGCCTATCAGATCCGCCACATTATCGAGCGGGAAAATGTGGTGGTTTTCTCCTCGAACTACACCCTCTATGCCGATATCTCCTCACGGGTGATGGCGACACTTGAGTCCTTTGCCGATGCCATGGAGATCTACTCCATCGACGAAGCGTTTCTCGACTTTTCCTCCATGGGCGCAGGCGCCCGGGGCGAAGCGTTTGCCCGGCATATTCAGCAGACGGTTGCCAGGCATACGGGTATTCAGGTCAGTATCGGTATCGCGCCCACGAAAACCCTTGCCAAGCTGGCTAACCTTGCCGCCAAGAAGTATCCGGCGACTGGTGGAGTAGTCGACCTGCGCGATCCTGAGCGTCAACATAAACTGCTGAAACTGGTAGCGGCCTCGGATGTGTGGAACGTGGGACGGCGTACCAGCCGCAAACTGGAAGTGACGGGAATAGAGACAGCCTGGCAGCTGGCCTGTGCCGATCCCGTCCAGATGCGTAAACGCTTTTCCATTACGGTTTCCCGCGCGGTTCATGAACTCAATGGTGTCAGCTGCTACGAGCTGACCGATGTTCGCGCTACCCGCAGGCAGGTACTCTGTTCGCGATCATTTGGTTCACCGGTGACCAATCTGGAGTCGCTGGAGCTGGCTGTGTCGGAATACGCCAGTCGCGCCGCAGAAAAGTTGCGGGAAGAGGGGCTGCTGGCTGGCGTTGTCAGTGTATTCGTTCGCACCAATCAGCATAATTCACACGTACCCCAGTACAGTAACAGCGCTACAGGAGAGCTGCTCCATCCCACCGCTGATACCCGTCATATCCTTGAGCGTTCGCTGGCGCTGCTGCGTGCCATCTGGAAAGACAGGTACCAGTATGTGAAAGCCGGGGTGTGGCTGGCGGAACTACAACCCCAGGCAAGCTATCAGCACGGCCTCTTTGAAGATGCCGAGGCGCGCAGCAGAAGCCAGTCGCTCATGGCAGCCCTGGATCACATCAACCGTCGCGGCGAGCATATCTGGTTTGCCGCCAAGGGTGCGGGCATGGATCGGCACATGCGTCGCGAACACGTCTCTCCCGCCAGCACCACCCGCTGGGCTGACATTCCGAAAGCCCAGGCCAAGTAG
- the umuD gene encoding translesion error-prone DNA polymerase V autoproteolytic subunit — protein sequence MSVTVLGACPERGAPPPIPLFVEGVSAGFPSPARDYVDRSLDLNELCIRHPAATYFVRADGDSMIGAGIFSGDILIVDRSLEAADGDIIIACLHGELLVKRLRLQGQVRLEAMNPDYPPLELHDESELEVFGVVIHSIRCFR from the coding sequence ATGTCAGTTACCGTGCTCGGCGCGTGCCCGGAACGAGGTGCTCCGCCTCCCATCCCTTTGTTTGTCGAAGGGGTTTCTGCCGGCTTCCCCTCCCCGGCCCGTGACTATGTGGATCGCAGCCTGGATCTCAACGAACTGTGTATTCGTCACCCTGCCGCCACCTATTTTGTACGGGCCGATGGCGATTCCATGATTGGTGCGGGGATTTTTTCCGGCGATATTCTCATTGTTGACCGATCCCTGGAAGCGGCGGATGGCGATATCATCATCGCCTGCCTGCACGGTGAGCTTCTGGTCAAGAGACTGCGCCTGCAGGGTCAGGTCCGCCTGGAAGCCATGAATCCCGATTACCCTCCCCTGGAGCTGCATGACGAGTCGGAGCTGGAGGTTTTCGGCGTGGTCATTCACTCCATCCGCTGTTTCCGATGA
- a CDS encoding Hsp20/alpha crystallin family protein, with amino-acid sequence MGWIEKARELETRVEDFVRKGMQKIRPAVSSFLGHTPPANTREDQAAYTISVDLPGVRKDDITLSVDSGVLLLKAERSMSREHLEKDYYRMESYFGQIQRSFVLPPEVDEEKLSASLENGVLRISIPVDQNKLPRRIDIS; translated from the coding sequence ATGGGATGGATTGAAAAAGCCCGCGAACTGGAAACCCGCGTTGAGGACTTTGTTCGCAAAGGCATGCAGAAAATACGCCCGGCGGTGAGCTCTTTTCTGGGGCATACGCCGCCGGCAAATACCCGCGAAGACCAGGCAGCCTACACCATCAGTGTTGATCTGCCCGGAGTCAGGAAAGACGACATTACCCTGAGCGTCGACAGCGGAGTGCTCCTGCTCAAGGCAGAGCGCTCCATGAGCCGTGAGCATCTGGAGAAGGACTACTACCGCATGGAAAGTTACTTTGGCCAGATTCAGCGCAGCTTTGTGCTGCCACCCGAGGTGGATGAGGAGAAACTGAGCGCTTCCCTTGAGAATGGGGTTCTCAGGATCAGCATCCCGGTGGATCAGAACAAACTTCCCCGCCGTATTGATATCAGCTGA
- a CDS encoding Hsp20/alpha crystallin family protein encodes MLPSPLDPLRPLREFERQFGELLDRFSGKAGSGSKESPFFAPSVNTREDEQGYVVEVDLPGVPKEDVTIDVAGNVLRISGERREEKREESEGYIHQESSFGKFQRSFTLPGDIDVENVQASYHDGVLNVTIPKRALTGSSQPRQVPIQ; translated from the coding sequence ATGTTGCCATCACCACTTGATCCCCTGCGCCCCCTGCGCGAGTTTGAACGGCAGTTTGGTGAGCTCCTGGATCGCTTTTCGGGGAAAGCCGGTTCAGGCAGCAAAGAATCACCATTCTTTGCCCCGTCTGTCAACACCCGTGAGGATGAGCAGGGTTACGTCGTAGAGGTAGACCTGCCGGGAGTTCCCAAAGAAGATGTCACCATCGATGTGGCGGGAAATGTGCTGCGCATCAGCGGTGAACGCCGTGAAGAGAAGCGCGAGGAATCTGAAGGGTACATCCATCAGGAAAGCTCCTTCGGGAAGTTTCAGCGCAGCTTCACCCTTCCCGGTGACATTGATGTGGAGAACGTGCAGGCCAGCTACCATGACGGAGTGCTGAATGTCACTATTCCGAAACGCGCCCTGACCGGGAGCAGTCAACCCAGACAGGTACCCATTCAGTGA